GGGAACGGCGACAAGGGCATCCCGAACGGCAAGCCGGTGGACGAATGGGGCATCCGCGTCGATGCGAACGACCGCCCCATCGGCAGTTGCGTGGCCCGCGGGGGCGACACCAACGGCCCGGCCAGCGTCTATGCTATCCAGAAATATCTGGACTGGATGGCGAAATACGCGCCGCCGACCGCGCAGGGCATGAACTTCAACGAAAGCGGCCCGGTGCCGGGCCAGGGCGAGATTGCCCAGCAGATGTTCACCTATACCGGGTTCACCGCCGATTTCGTCAAACCCGGCCTGCCGGTCGTGAACGAGGATGGCACGCCCAAATGGCGCTTTGCCCCCTCGCCCCACGGCGCCTACTGGAAGGACGGGATGAAGCTGGGCTATCAGGACGCCGGTTCCTGGACGCTGCTGAAATCGACGCCCGACGACCGCGCCAAGGCCGCCTGGCTTTATGCCCAGTTCGTGACCTCGAAGACGGTGGACGTCAAGAAAAGCCACACCGGCCTGACCTTCATCCGCCAGTCCACGCTGGATCACCAGTCCTTCACCGACCGGGCGCCCAAGCTGGGCGGGCTGATCGAGTTCTATCGCAGCCCCGCCCGCCTGCAGTGGTCGCCGACCGGCACCAACGTGCCCGATTATCCGAAACTGGCGCAGCTGTGGTGGCAGGCGATCGGGGATGCCTCGTCGGGTGCCAAGACCGCGCAGGAGGCGATGGACAGCCTGTGCGCCGAACAGGAAAAGGTCATGGCGCGGCTGGAAAAGGCCGGCGTGCAGGGCGAGATGGGGCCGAAACTGGCCGAGGAGCATGACCTCGCCTTCTGGAACGCCGAGGCGGCCCGCGCCGGCACCATCGCCCCCCAGCTCAAGCTGGAGAACGAGGATCCGCAGCCCCAGACCGTCAACTATGACGATCTGGTGAAAAGCTGGCAGAAGCAGTGATCTGACAGCCTTGCCACAGGCCATGGCCCCGGCGCGCCGGGGCCTTGCGCCGCAACAGGGACAGGGCCAGGGCGCACCCGCGCCTTGCGCCGCGACGGGGACAGGGGACGAGGATGACCATTCTTGCCATCGACCAGGGCACGACCTCGTCGCGCGCGATCGTCTTTTCGGGCCGCCTGGACGTGCTGTCGGTCGCGCAGAGCGAATTTCCCCAGTATTTCCCCCAATCGGGCTGGGTCGAACATGACCTCTCGGATATCTGGTCCTCCACCGCCGCGGTCAGCCGGGCGGCCATCGAAAAGGCGGGCCTCAGCGGCGCCGACATCGCCGCCATCGGCATCGCCAACCAGCGCGAGACGACCGTGATCTGGGACCGGGCGACCGGCCGTCCCATCCACAATGCCATCGTCTGGCAGGACCGCCGCACCGCAGAGACATGCGCCGCGCTCAGGGCCCAAGGGCATGAGAGCGCCGTCACGGACAGGACCGGCCTGCTGCTGGACCCCTATTTCAGCGCCACCAAGGCCGCCTGGATCCTCGATCACGTCGAGGGCGCGCGGGCGCGGGCCGAGGCGGGCGAACTCGCCTTCGGCACCATCGACAGCTATCTGATCTGGCAGCTGACCGGGGGCGCGGTCCACGCCACCGACGCCACCAATGCCGCGCGCACGATGCTGTATGACATCCACCGCGGCGAATGGTCCGGGGCGATGTGCGATCTGCTGCGCGTCCCCCGGCCCATGCTGCCGCAGGTGCGCGACAGCGCCGCCGATTTCGGCACCACGCGCCCCGACCTGTTCGGCGCCGCCATCCCCATCAAGGGCGTGGCCGGCGATCAGCAGGCCGCCACCGTGGGGCAGGCCTGCTTTCGCCCCGGCATGATGAAATCGACCTATGGCACGGGCTGTTTCGCGCTGCTCAACACCGGGGCGCAGGCGGTCCCCTCGCGCAACCGGCTGCTGACGACCATCGCCTATCAGCTGGACGGCCGCCCGACCTATGCGCTGGAAGGGTCGATCTTCATCGCGGGCGCCGTGGTCCAGTGGCTGCGCGACGGGCTAGGCCTGATCCGCGATGCGAACGAAACCGCGCCGCTGGCCGAAACGGCCGATCCCGCGCAAGGGGTGGTGATGGTGCCCGCCTTCACCGGCCTCGGCGCGCCCTATTGGCGCCCCGATTGCCGCGGCGCGATCTTTGGCCTGACGCGCAACACCGGCCCGGCGGAGCTCGCGCGCGCGGCGCTGGAAAGCGTCGGCCACCAGACCCGCGATCTGCTGGATGCGATGCAGACCGACTGGCAGGGCGCGCATGATACCGTGCTGCGCGTCGATGGCGGCATGGCGGCCAGCGACTGGACGATGCAGTATCTGGCCGACATCCTCGGCGCCCCGGTGGACCGCCCGCAGGTGACCGAAACCACCGCCCTTGGGGCGGCCTATCTGGCGGGCCTTGGCGCGGGGCTGCTGCCCGCCCCCGAGGTCTTCGCCCGCCAGTGGAACCTCGCCCGGCGCTTTGAGCCGCACATGGACGCGGCCGAACGCGATGCCCGCCATGCGCGCTGGCGCCGGGCAATCGAGGCGACGATCTGACCGGCGGCCCCGCCGCAGATCAGGGCCGCAGGCGGCGCAGGCGCCGGGCCGTGCAGGATACCGCCCTTCAGCCCCGCCGCCGCGCCAAGGCCTGCGCCATCAGTTCGTTGCCAAACGGCCTTTGCGCAGCCCGGCAGGCCGGAGCCGTGCGCGGGACCGCGCCGGGGGCGGGGCGGGCTGTTCAGGAACGCGTCCGCCGCAGGAACAGCGGCACCATGACGACCAGAACGGCGATCCGCACCAGATGGTGCAGCGCCACATAGGCGGGATCATAGCCCAGCGACAGCCCGATCGCCGCCATCGCCTCGACCCCGCCCGGGGCATAGGCGACCCAGACCTGTCCCAGGGGCAGCCCCGTCAGCCGCGCCACCACCGCCGCGCAGACCAGGCTGAGCGCCGAGGCGATCGCCGCGACGACCACCGCCGCGCCCAGGTTCCGGGTCAGCGCACGCGCATCCAGCCCGGAAAACCGCGTTCCGATGGTCGTGCCGGTGATCCCGAAGCACAGGAACGACACCCACCAGGGCAGCACGCCCCCCGCCAGCCCCGTCCCATGAGCGAGCGCGCTGACACCAAAGCCCCCCAGCAGCCATGCGGCCGGCACGCGGCGGCGCGCCAGCAGCCAGCCCAGCCCGCCCCCCAGCGCCGCCAGAACGGCCAGGGGCAGCGGATCGGCCGCGCTGCGCGCCAGCGCGGGAACCTCGCCCACGAACAGCCACACCGCCACCGGCAGCACCGAGGCCAGCACCAGCAGGCGCAGGCTCTGGATCGTCAGGACCGATACGGGATCGCCGCCCCCGTCCTCGGCCACGGCCAGCGCATAGGACATGGTGCCGGGCGAAGAGGCCAGCACCGCCGTTCCCCGATCGCATCCGAAATGGCGCCGCAGGATCCAGGCGCCCGCCCCCATCGTCACCGCCAGCGACAGCACGAGGCCCGCCAGGCTGACCGCCCAGTGGCCAAGCTGCGCCAGCGCCGCCGGATCGATCCCCGATCCCAGCGACAGGCCGATCCCCAGAAAGCCCAGGTTGCGCAGCCGCGGATCCATCCGCAGCCGCAGCCCCGCCCAGGCCGCGGCCGAGACAGCGACGCTCGAGCCGATCAGTGGCGCCGCCGGCAGGCCCGCCTCGCTTGCCAGGCCGGCGCCGGCCAGCCCGATGCAGAGCGCGCGCAGAAGGGCAGGCCCGTCAGCCATGCTTCACTCGTCCTCGGCCGCCGCGCGGCCCGGGGCGGCGCGGTTGCGCCGGCCCAGCCAGGCCGGGACCAGCACGATCCCGACCGACAACGCATAGAGGATGACCGACTGCGTCGTCGA
Above is a genomic segment from Paracoccus contaminans containing:
- a CDS encoding ABC transporter substrate-binding protein, translated to MATGAPGIALAGMDEAKAFLDTEIKDLSALTRADQEKEMQWFVDAAKPFAGMDIKVVSETITTHEYESKVLAPAFTAITGIKVTHDLIGEGDVVEKLQTQMQSGENIYDAYVNDSDLIGTHWRYKQARSLTEWMAGAGKDVTDPMLDVDDFIGKSFTTAPDGQMYQLPDQQFANLYWFRKDWFDDEKNKADFKAKYGYDLGVPVTWSAYEDIAEFFTGREIDGKKVFGHMDYGKKDPSLGWRFTDAWLSMAGNGDKGIPNGKPVDEWGIRVDANDRPIGSCVARGGDTNGPASVYAIQKYLDWMAKYAPPTAQGMNFNESGPVPGQGEIAQQMFTYTGFTADFVKPGLPVVNEDGTPKWRFAPSPHGAYWKDGMKLGYQDAGSWTLLKSTPDDRAKAAWLYAQFVTSKTVDVKKSHTGLTFIRQSTLDHQSFTDRAPKLGGLIEFYRSPARLQWSPTGTNVPDYPKLAQLWWQAIGDASSGAKTAQEAMDSLCAEQEKVMARLEKAGVQGEMGPKLAEEHDLAFWNAEAARAGTIAPQLKLENEDPQPQTVNYDDLVKSWQKQ
- a CDS encoding AbrB family transcriptional regulator, with amino-acid sequence MADGPALLRALCIGLAGAGLASEAGLPAAPLIGSSVAVSAAAWAGLRLRMDPRLRNLGFLGIGLSLGSGIDPAALAQLGHWAVSLAGLVLSLAVTMGAGAWILRRHFGCDRGTAVLASSPGTMSYALAVAEDGGGDPVSVLTIQSLRLLVLASVLPVAVWLFVGEVPALARSAADPLPLAVLAALGGGLGWLLARRRVPAAWLLGGFGVSALAHGTGLAGGVLPWWVSFLCFGITGTTIGTRFSGLDARALTRNLGAAVVVAAIASALSLVCAAVVARLTGLPLGQVWVAYAPGGVEAMAAIGLSLGYDPAYVALHHLVRIAVLVVMVPLFLRRTRS
- the glpK gene encoding glycerol kinase GlpK, with protein sequence MTILAIDQGTTSSRAIVFSGRLDVLSVAQSEFPQYFPQSGWVEHDLSDIWSSTAAVSRAAIEKAGLSGADIAAIGIANQRETTVIWDRATGRPIHNAIVWQDRRTAETCAALRAQGHESAVTDRTGLLLDPYFSATKAAWILDHVEGARARAEAGELAFGTIDSYLIWQLTGGAVHATDATNAARTMLYDIHRGEWSGAMCDLLRVPRPMLPQVRDSAADFGTTRPDLFGAAIPIKGVAGDQQAATVGQACFRPGMMKSTYGTGCFALLNTGAQAVPSRNRLLTTIAYQLDGRPTYALEGSIFIAGAVVQWLRDGLGLIRDANETAPLAETADPAQGVVMVPAFTGLGAPYWRPDCRGAIFGLTRNTGPAELARAALESVGHQTRDLLDAMQTDWQGAHDTVLRVDGGMAASDWTMQYLADILGAPVDRPQVTETTALGAAYLAGLGAGLLPAPEVFARQWNLARRFEPHMDAAERDARHARWRRAIEATI